From the genome of Cucumis melo subsp. melo chloroplast, complete genome:
TATGCTTAATATCTTAAGTTTCATCGGTATCTGTCTTAATTCTTTCCTTTATTCAAGTAGTTTTTTCGTCGCCAAATTGCCCGAGGCCTACGCTTTTTTGAATCCAATAGTAG
Proteins encoded in this window:
- the psbK gene encoding photosystem II protein K, translated to MLNILSFIGICLNSFLYSSSFFVAKLPEAYAFLNPIVDVMPVIPLFFFLLAFVWQAAVSFR